A stretch of DNA from Noviherbaspirillum sedimenti:
GCGGTAACCGCCCTCGGCGCCGGCGCGGCCATCGATGGCCAGCCCTAGCAGATCGGTCTGGCGCGCAGGCTCCAGCCAACGCAAGGCGGCATCTTCCCGAGCGCGCAGGCAGGCTGCCGCAGCGAGCGCGTCGCCATCGTTGACGGCAGTCGCCAGCGCACCGATCGGCCCGCCGAAGCGGCGGCTCTTGCGCAGCATGACGGTCTGCTGGGCCAGGGCGTCGCCGCTGGCCGCGATCGTGGCGGCAAGCGTGCCGGCAATCGCGGCGGGGGTTATTTGACCGCTGGCCGCCAGCACATACTGCGCGCTCGCCGGCGTGTAACGGCCCGCCTGCGCATCGAAACACAGGTCGCCCAGCACGGCGCCGGCTTCCACCGAGGCGAGCTGGTCCTTGTCGCCCAGCAGGATCAGCATGGTGGTCGGCGGCAGCGCGTCGAGCAGCGCCGCCATCATTTCCAGGTGCACCATCGATGCCTCGTCGACGATCAGGACATCGACTTCGAGCGGATTGCCGGCGTGGTGGCGCAGCGCGCGCGTGTCGGGGCGCGCGCCCAGCAGGCTATGCAAGGTGCCGGCGGCCGGCAGGCGCGCCGCCAGCCCGGCCAGCGGCAGCGCCGTGCCGACCCGGGCGACCAGGCCACCCAGGGCATCGTCGATCGACTGCTTCAGGCGCGCGGCCGCCTTGCCGGTCGGCGCGGCCAGGGCGATGCGCAGGCGCTCGGGTTCTTCGGCCAGGGCAAACAGCAGGGCCAGCAGGCGCGCCACCGTGTAGGTCTTGCCGGTGCCGGGGCCGCCGGTGATGATCGAAAAGCTGCTGCGCACGGCAATCGCGCAGGCGATCTTTTGCCAGTCGGGACCATCCGCCTGCATCCCGGGCTGGCCAGCGTCGAACAGCAGGTCCAGCCACTGGCGCACCCGCGCGGCATCCACCTCGCGCAGACGCGTGGCACGGCTTGCGGCCTGGCGCGCCACCAGGGTTTCATTGCGCCAGTAGCGGCGCAGGTACAGCCGGTCGCAGTCCAGCACCAGCGGCTGGCGGTGTTCTTCTGCACCAACCACCCAGACCTGCTCGCAGGCGGCCAGGGCCGTGCACCAGGCGCCGGCGTCGGGCGGCAGCGGGCCGCTGCGGTCCAGCAAGGCATCCCACTGCTCGCGCGTCCAGCCCATCAGGGCGCAGGGGTCGGCCGCCAGTTCGTCAAGCTTCAGGCAACTGTGGCCGCGCCCTTCGAGTTCGGACAGCAGGGCGCAGGCCAGCGCCAGCGGCGCCGGCGTGGGGCCGAGGGAAGTAATGAAGCGGGCGAAGGCGGCGCCGAGCCGGCGCAGCAAGCCCGCCTCGACCAGGTTGTCGAAGCCTTCGAGCAAGGCGTTTACCTGGGTCATGCGCAATCCTCCATGGCTGCCGGTGCAGGCAGCAATGCATCCAGCGCGTCCAGCAGCGCCGTGTGCGCCGGCAGGTGGTAACAGCCGTGCGTCTCGGGATTGTCGAGGCCGCGCAGAAAATAGAAAATCGCCCCGCCCAGCTGCGTTTGCGGATCGTAGTCCGGCCCCAGCCGGCTTTGCAGCAGCCGGTGCAGCGCCAGCAGGTAGATGGCGCCTTGCACGTCGTAGCGGCAGGCGGCCATGCCGGCCATCAATGCCTGGCGGTGGTAGCCGGCGTCGTTGGGGGCCAGCGCATTGGACTTGTAATCCATCACCCAATAGCGTCCTGCAT
This window harbors:
- the recD gene encoding exodeoxyribonuclease V subunit alpha; protein product: MTQVNALLEGFDNLVEAGLLRRLGAAFARFITSLGPTPAPLALACALLSELEGRGHSCLKLDELAADPCALMGWTREQWDALLDRSGPLPPDAGAWCTALAACEQVWVVGAEEHRQPLVLDCDRLYLRRYWRNETLVARQAASRATRLREVDAARVRQWLDLLFDAGQPGMQADGPDWQKIACAIAVRSSFSIITGGPGTGKTYTVARLLALLFALAEEPERLRIALAAPTGKAAARLKQSIDDALGGLVARVGTALPLAGLAARLPAAGTLHSLLGARPDTRALRHHAGNPLEVDVLIVDEASMVHLEMMAALLDALPPTTMLILLGDKDQLASVEAGAVLGDLCFDAQAGRYTPASAQYVLAASGQITPAAIAGTLAATIAASGDALAQQTVMLRKSRRFGGPIGALATAVNDGDALAAAACLRAREDAALRWLEPARQTDLLGLAIDGRAGAEGGYRAYLALLRQMPPAGDAAAYEAWVKTVLLAFDTFRILCAVREGEWGVAGINQAIEQRLEREGLIRRRGEWYTGRPVMVTRNDHGVGVFNGDIGIVLPDLARADSQRVYFLNGDAVRSVLATRLAAVETAYAMTVHKSQGSEFRHVAMVLPHEAGQVVARELVYTGITRAREFFTLVTPAVAVLEAAVVRKTQRASGLRVLLGELAEKQQPA